A window of Aeromicrobium sp. Root236 contains these coding sequences:
- a CDS encoding DAK2 domain-containing protein — MGLTLNPTAFRAWTQLCAGALSSARAEIDALNVFPVPDSDTGTNAYLTFASGADAVAGMPADVSFAELVKAYVDGLLTGAKGNTGVILSQLVRACFRDLDLAGGDVSADDVAKAFVAASDAAWAAVGAPVEGTILSVAKAAAEGATESAAAGIDGRTVFGEAARAAREALARTPEQMPLLARAGVVDAGGRALVVVLDATEQALTGRIPTPAASTIPVPAVGAGDDLSADGPSYEVMYLLEADDDRIADLRASLLPLGDSLVVVGGDRLWNVHVHVDDVGAAIEAGIAVGRPYRIAVTHFADQMAQSPRSGRVVIAATTGEGLTALCAEAGAMTLEFTRERPLTIAEMSASLRDAGADEVIVLPNNQRYVRQFEAAAQAARQDGIRVAVIPTHAQVQGLAALAVHDPGLGFDEVVVAMSSAAAHTQHGAVTIATEPGMTMVGPCDVGDVLGVVAGDFAVVGQDILAVAYEVIDRILSPAGEMLTVVMGDGAEGLIEESISQYLRTLRPDVDLVVYDGGQENYPLFIAVE, encoded by the coding sequence ATGGGCCTCACCCTCAACCCCACGGCGTTCCGTGCGTGGACGCAGCTGTGCGCGGGGGCCCTGTCGTCGGCTCGGGCTGAGATCGACGCGCTCAACGTGTTCCCCGTGCCCGACAGCGACACCGGGACCAATGCCTACCTGACGTTCGCCTCGGGGGCCGACGCCGTCGCCGGCATGCCCGCCGACGTGTCGTTCGCCGAGCTCGTCAAGGCGTACGTCGACGGGCTCCTGACGGGTGCCAAGGGCAACACCGGCGTGATCCTCTCCCAGCTCGTACGCGCGTGCTTCCGCGACCTCGACCTCGCCGGTGGCGACGTCAGCGCCGACGACGTCGCCAAGGCATTCGTCGCTGCCTCCGACGCCGCCTGGGCAGCGGTCGGTGCGCCCGTCGAGGGCACGATCCTGTCGGTCGCCAAGGCCGCCGCCGAAGGCGCGACCGAGTCGGCCGCAGCGGGGATCGACGGCCGCACGGTCTTCGGCGAGGCCGCCCGTGCCGCGCGCGAGGCGCTCGCCCGTACGCCCGAGCAGATGCCGCTGCTGGCGCGCGCCGGTGTCGTCGACGCCGGCGGACGCGCGCTTGTCGTCGTGCTCGACGCCACCGAGCAGGCCCTGACCGGCCGCATCCCCACGCCCGCCGCGAGCACGATCCCGGTGCCGGCCGTGGGCGCCGGTGACGACCTGAGCGCCGACGGTCCGTCGTACGAGGTCATGTATCTCCTCGAGGCCGACGACGACCGCATCGCCGACTTGCGCGCATCGCTGCTGCCCCTCGGCGACTCGCTCGTCGTCGTGGGCGGTGACCGGCTCTGGAACGTCCACGTGCACGTCGACGACGTCGGTGCCGCGATCGAGGCCGGCATCGCGGTGGGCCGGCCCTATCGCATCGCCGTCACCCACTTCGCCGACCAGATGGCGCAGTCGCCGCGCAGCGGCCGTGTCGTGATCGCCGCGACGACCGGCGAGGGCCTCACGGCGCTCTGTGCCGAGGCCGGTGCGATGACGCTGGAGTTCACCCGCGAGCGTCCCCTGACGATCGCCGAGATGAGCGCGTCGCTGCGGGACGCCGGTGCGGACGAGGTCATCGTGCTGCCCAACAACCAGCGGTACGTCCGACAGTTCGAGGCGGCCGCACAGGCCGCCCGGCAGGACGGCATCCGCGTCGCGGTGATCCCGACGCACGCCCAGGTGCAGGGGCTCGCCGCCCTCGCGGTGCACGATCCCGGACTCGGCTTCGACGAGGTCGTCGTGGCGATGTCGAGCGCGGCAGCCCACACGCAGCACGGGGCCGTCACGATCGCCACCGAGCCGGGCATGACGATGGTCGGCCCGTGCGACGTCGGCGACGTGCTGGGCGTCGTGGCGGGCGACTTCGCGGTCGTCGGCCAGGACATCCTCGCGGTGGCCTACGAGGTTATCGATCGCATCCTGTCACCTGCCGGTGAGATGCTGACCGTCGTGATGGGCGACGGTGCCGAGGGGCTGATCGAGGAGTCGATCTCGCAATACCTCCGCACGCTGCGCCCCGACGTCGACCTCGTGGTCTACGACGGCGGCCAGGAGAACTACCCGCTGTTCATCGCGGTGGAGTAA
- the rpmB gene encoding 50S ribosomal protein L28 — protein MAAVCDVCAKGPGFGHNVSFSHRRTKRRFNPNIQRVRAVVEGTPKHLNVCTSCIKAGKVSR, from the coding sequence GTGGCTGCGGTCTGTGACGTGTGCGCCAAGGGACCTGGCTTCGGCCACAACGTCTCCTTCTCGCACCGACGCACCAAGCGTCGTTTCAACCCCAACATCCAGCGCGTCCGCGCCGTGGTGGAGGGCACCCCCAAGCACCTCAACGTGTGCACCTCGTGCATCAAGGCCGGCAAGGTCTCTCGCTAG
- the recG gene encoding ATP-dependent DNA helicase RecG, which translates to MVELSTKLVNVIGDKTTKPLTKAFDMVVVEDLLRHYPRRYAELGKLTDLSKLEVGQHVTIMARVASAKNYSFGPGGRRTRTEVVVSDGTGHLTLTFFQQAWRLKTMETESLGLAAGVVTLFNGKLQLTHPDWEPLQESADLMDSSRLGRGVIPIYRATAAMPSWKIEHCVAMCLDALGPLDDPLPDEVRTAHGFFDLKGSFEAIHRPRNAKDWQGARDRFRFEEAFVVQTIFAQRRNALEHERAASRPVAPGGLRERFEQQLPFELTAGQKSVIEEISADLGRTHPMHRLLQGEVGSGKTIVALLAMLQVVDAGAQTALLAPTEVLAAQHYRAITAMLGDLAKGGMFGGADGATRVRLLTGSQGAKARKESLLDAASGEAGIVIGTHALIQDHVQFAELGLLVVDEQHRFGVEQRAALVDRAEVTPHVLVMTATPIPRTLAMSVFGDLEVSTLRELPAGRQPIQTTVVPYNERPQWLERGWQRVREEVGRGRQAYVVVSRIGEGDDGGEKDTTSLLELREELEGGALHGLRLGSLHGRMAPDEKDATMNAFARGEIEVLVATTVVEVGVDVPNATVMVVMDADRFGMSQLHQLRGRVGRGSEAGLCLLVTASEVDSPARERLDAVASTSDGFELSRLDVELRREGDVLGARQSGIRSSLRLLSVVKDGEVIEEARRVADAIVEGDPTLASHPGLAAAVHELERSEQADYLERT; encoded by the coding sequence ATGGTCGAGCTCTCGACCAAGCTGGTCAACGTGATCGGCGACAAGACCACCAAGCCGCTCACCAAGGCGTTCGACATGGTCGTCGTCGAGGACCTGCTGCGGCACTATCCGCGTCGCTACGCCGAGCTCGGCAAGCTCACGGACCTGTCCAAGCTCGAGGTCGGCCAGCACGTCACGATCATGGCGCGGGTCGCGTCGGCCAAGAACTACTCGTTCGGTCCGGGCGGCCGGCGCACGCGCACCGAGGTCGTCGTCTCGGACGGCACGGGGCACCTGACGCTGACGTTCTTCCAGCAGGCGTGGCGGCTCAAGACCATGGAGACGGAGTCGCTGGGCCTCGCGGCCGGTGTGGTCACGCTGTTCAACGGCAAGCTGCAGCTGACGCACCCGGACTGGGAGCCCCTCCAGGAGTCCGCCGACCTCATGGACAGCTCGCGGCTGGGTCGCGGTGTCATCCCGATCTACCGGGCCACTGCCGCCATGCCCTCGTGGAAGATCGAGCACTGCGTCGCGATGTGCCTCGACGCTCTCGGTCCGCTCGACGACCCGCTGCCCGACGAGGTGCGCACGGCGCACGGGTTCTTCGACCTCAAGGGGTCGTTCGAGGCGATCCACCGGCCGCGCAACGCCAAGGACTGGCAGGGCGCTCGCGACCGGTTCCGGTTCGAGGAGGCGTTCGTCGTCCAGACGATCTTCGCCCAGCGCCGCAACGCGCTCGAGCACGAGCGAGCGGCCTCGCGACCGGTGGCGCCGGGGGGCCTGCGCGAGCGATTCGAGCAGCAGCTGCCGTTCGAGCTCACCGCCGGCCAGAAGTCCGTCATCGAGGAGATCTCGGCGGACCTCGGGCGTACGCACCCCATGCACCGGCTCCTGCAGGGTGAAGTGGGCTCCGGCAAGACCATCGTCGCGCTGCTCGCGATGCTGCAGGTCGTCGACGCGGGCGCGCAGACCGCCCTCCTGGCGCCGACCGAGGTGCTCGCCGCGCAGCACTATCGCGCCATCACCGCGATGCTCGGTGACCTCGCCAAGGGCGGCATGTTCGGCGGCGCCGACGGAGCCACCCGCGTCCGCCTGCTGACCGGCTCGCAGGGCGCCAAGGCCCGCAAGGAGTCGTTGCTCGACGCGGCGTCAGGGGAGGCCGGCATCGTGATCGGCACGCACGCCCTGATCCAGGACCACGTGCAGTTCGCCGAGCTCGGCCTGCTGGTGGTCGACGAGCAGCACCGGTTCGGCGTCGAGCAGCGGGCCGCGCTGGTCGACCGTGCCGAGGTCACGCCCCACGTGCTCGTCATGACCGCGACGCCGATCCCGCGCACGCTCGCGATGTCGGTGTTCGGCGACCTCGAGGTGTCCACGCTCCGCGAGCTGCCGGCCGGTCGTCAGCCGATCCAGACGACGGTGGTGCCCTACAACGAACGCCCGCAGTGGCTCGAACGCGGCTGGCAGCGCGTACGCGAGGAGGTCGGCCGCGGCCGTCAGGCGTACGTCGTGGTGTCCCGCATCGGCGAGGGCGACGACGGCGGCGAGAAGGACACCACGTCGCTCCTGGAGCTGCGCGAGGAGCTCGAGGGTGGCGCCCTGCACGGCCTGCGACTCGGCAGCCTGCACGGCCGGATGGCGCCCGACGAGAAGGACGCGACGATGAACGCGTTCGCGCGCGGCGAGATCGAGGTGCTCGTGGCGACGACCGTCGTCGAGGTCGGCGTCGACGTGCCCAACGCCACCGTCATGGTCGTCATGGACGCCGACCGCTTCGGCATGTCGCAGCTGCACCAGCTACGGGGCCGCGTCGGCCGAGGATCCGAGGCGGGGCTGTGCCTGCTGGTCACCGCCTCAGAGGTCGACTCACCGGCTCGCGAGCGGCTCGACGCGGTGGCGTCCACCTCCGACGGGTTCGAGCTGTCCCGCCTCGACGTCGAGCTGCGGCGCGAGGGCGACGTCCTGGGCGCGCGACAGTCTGGCATCCGGTCGAGCCTGCGGCTGTTGTCGGTGGTCAAGGACGGCGAAGTCATCGAGGAGGCCAGGCGGGTCGCCGACGCGATCGTCGAGGGCGACCCGACGCTCGCCTCGCACCCGGGTCTGGCCGCCGCGGTGCACGAGCTCGAGCGGTCCGAGCAGGCCGACTACCTGGAGCGCACGTGA
- the coaD gene encoding pantetheine-phosphate adenylyltransferase, translating into MTKVVCPGSFDPVTNGHLDIIGRASRLFDEVVVAVLVNESKRGLFTIDERLALLDRATSQLPNVTTASFNGLLVDFCTDNGVSAIVKGLRAVTDFDYELQMAQMNGSLTEVDTLFIPTTPEYSFLASSLVKEVAKHGGDVSRLVPDFVLTELKAKYA; encoded by the coding sequence ATGACGAAGGTCGTGTGCCCAGGCTCGTTCGACCCCGTGACCAACGGTCATCTCGACATCATCGGGCGCGCCTCACGACTGTTCGACGAGGTCGTCGTCGCGGTGCTCGTCAACGAGAGCAAGCGGGGCCTGTTCACGATCGACGAGAGGCTCGCGCTGCTCGACCGGGCCACCTCGCAGCTCCCCAACGTGACGACGGCGTCCTTCAATGGCCTGCTGGTCGACTTCTGCACCGACAACGGGGTCTCCGCCATCGTCAAAGGCCTGCGCGCCGTCACCGACTTCGACTACGAGCTGCAGATGGCGCAGATGAACGGCAGCCTGACAGAGGTCGACACGCTCTTCATCCCGACGACTCCGGAGTACTCCTTCCTGGCGTCGAGCCTCGTCAAGGAGGTCGCCAAGCACGGTGGCGACGTCTCCCGCCTCGTGCCCGACTTCGTGCTGACCGAGCTGAAGGCCAAGTACGCCTGA
- a CDS encoding UvrB/UvrC motif-containing protein gives MTTAQISIVASSAVAIASLLVNLIQAVGQRRHDAKQGFEARTFDRKIDAYLDLISVADSIERQAHTPSRLALDVWEDYKHLADVRPVVLAYGSDDCKKAVAELTTLYEGFIKEVSPWEQESLVRLRREKEELISEQDFEGASKKRDAEKTLLKRLDEDFKYDKDALIKLAKHTVEVTAATIKAT, from the coding sequence ATGACCACCGCACAGATCTCCATCGTTGCTTCGTCTGCTGTCGCTATCGCGTCTCTTCTCGTGAACCTCATCCAAGCTGTGGGGCAGAGACGGCACGATGCAAAGCAGGGATTTGAGGCGCGGACTTTCGATCGGAAGATTGACGCCTATCTGGATCTCATCTCGGTTGCTGACAGCATCGAACGCCAAGCGCATACTCCGTCACGGCTCGCCTTGGATGTGTGGGAGGACTACAAGCATCTAGCCGATGTTCGACCTGTGGTTTTGGCCTATGGGTCAGACGATTGCAAGAAGGCCGTAGCCGAATTGACGACTCTTTACGAAGGCTTCATTAAGGAGGTGAGCCCTTGGGAACAAGAGTCGCTTGTCCGGCTTCGACGCGAGAAGGAAGAACTAATTTCGGAGCAGGACTTTGAGGGCGCATCAAAGAAGAGGGATGCCGAGAAGACGCTCTTGAAGCGGCTGGATGAGGACTTCAAGTACGACAAGGACGCACTCATCAAACTCGCGAAACACACGGTGGAAGTGACGGCCGCAACCATCAAAGCGACGTAA
- a CDS encoding amidase yields the protein MTNEKSIRVHAFGDDALGDLDTVGVAAAVAAGQISAREAAEAAIARAERVNPELNAIQHADFERGLAAAEHPAEGVFAGVPTFVKDNTDFAGLPSDQGSLAVKARPAAAHAPFTEQFLSAGFTVLGKSTMPEFGFNATTEYATLPPTRNPWNTGYSAGASSGGAAALVASGVVPIAHANDGGGSIRIPAAACGLVGLKPTRGRVVPAAEAAKLPVDIISNGVVTRTVRDTAHFMAATQAYRPATGLRPLGLVEGPSDRRLKVGLIIDSITGKPTDEDTRKAVLATADLLGSLGHHVVEVPLPVGKAFMEDFKHYWGLLAFSTQHFGRRVMSPDFDKTLTDPFTRGLARRFVRQAWRTPTAIRGLKRSEQRYRAAFADVDVVLSPTLAYATPELGYLSPAVDFAVMFERLVQYAAFTPLNNASGGPAISLPLGRSSADMPIGVHFSADHGDEQTLLELAYELEAAQPFAKIH from the coding sequence GTGACCAACGAGAAAAGCATTCGCGTCCACGCCTTCGGTGACGACGCACTCGGCGACCTCGACACTGTCGGGGTCGCCGCTGCTGTTGCCGCAGGGCAGATCAGCGCCCGCGAGGCAGCCGAGGCCGCCATAGCCCGCGCCGAGCGGGTTAATCCCGAGCTCAACGCGATCCAGCACGCCGACTTCGAGCGCGGCCTGGCCGCCGCCGAGCACCCCGCCGAGGGCGTGTTCGCGGGCGTTCCCACGTTCGTCAAGGACAACACCGACTTCGCCGGCCTGCCGTCGGACCAGGGCTCCCTCGCGGTCAAGGCGCGCCCGGCCGCGGCACACGCGCCATTCACCGAGCAGTTCCTGTCCGCCGGGTTCACCGTGCTGGGCAAGTCCACGATGCCGGAGTTCGGCTTCAACGCCACGACCGAGTACGCCACGCTGCCGCCGACGCGCAACCCGTGGAACACCGGCTACTCCGCTGGCGCGTCCTCCGGAGGCGCCGCGGCCCTGGTCGCGTCCGGCGTCGTGCCCATCGCGCACGCCAACGACGGTGGCGGCTCGATCCGCATCCCCGCGGCCGCATGTGGCCTCGTCGGGCTCAAGCCGACCCGTGGGCGCGTGGTGCCCGCCGCGGAGGCCGCCAAGCTGCCGGTCGACATCATCTCCAACGGCGTCGTCACGCGCACGGTGCGCGACACCGCCCACTTCATGGCGGCGACGCAGGCCTATCGCCCCGCGACCGGCCTCAGGCCCCTCGGGCTCGTCGAGGGCCCGTCCGACCGCCGCCTCAAGGTCGGGCTGATCATCGACTCGATCACCGGCAAGCCGACCGACGAGGACACCCGCAAGGCTGTGCTGGCGACGGCCGACCTGCTCGGTTCACTGGGACACCACGTTGTCGAGGTGCCGCTCCCGGTCGGCAAGGCGTTCATGGAGGACTTCAAGCACTACTGGGGCCTGCTGGCGTTCTCGACCCAGCACTTCGGCCGCCGGGTCATGAGCCCCGACTTCGACAAGACGCTGACTGACCCGTTCACCCGCGGTCTGGCGCGACGGTTCGTCCGCCAGGCGTGGCGCACACCGACGGCGATCCGCGGCCTGAAGCGGTCGGAGCAGCGCTATCGCGCCGCGTTCGCCGACGTCGACGTGGTCCTGTCGCCGACGTTGGCCTACGCGACGCCGGAGCTCGGCTACCTCTCCCCTGCCGTCGACTTCGCCGTCATGTTCGAGCGCCTGGTGCAGTACGCGGCGTTCACCCCGCTCAACAACGCCTCGGGCGGTCCTGCCATCTCCCTGCCCCTCGGCCGCTCGTCGGCCGACATGCCGATCGGCGTGCACTTCTCGGCCGACCACGGTGACGAGCAGACCCTGCTGGAGCTGGCGTACGAGCTCGAGGCCGCGCAGCCGTTCGCGAAGATCCATTGA
- the rsmD gene encoding 16S rRNA (guanine(966)-N(2))-methyltransferase RsmD, which translates to MTRIIAGTYGGRRIQTPKGDGTRPTSDRVREAMFSSIESELGGFAGLHVLDLFAGSGALGLEALSRGATSALFVESDSRAAAVIKANAKDLGATGAVVVRGTAGGFLEREPDRPFDLVFLDPPYALPTEQLAGLVRRAYELSADNALFVVERATRDPFTWPEGVEGLRDKKYGETTVWYGR; encoded by the coding sequence GTGACACGCATCATCGCGGGCACCTACGGCGGGCGGCGGATCCAGACGCCTAAGGGCGACGGCACGAGGCCGACGTCCGACCGGGTCCGTGAGGCGATGTTCTCGTCGATCGAGTCCGAGCTCGGCGGCTTCGCCGGTCTGCACGTCCTCGACCTGTTCGCCGGCTCGGGAGCGCTGGGTCTCGAAGCGCTGTCCCGCGGGGCCACGTCGGCGCTGTTCGTGGAGTCCGATTCCCGCGCAGCCGCCGTGATCAAGGCCAACGCCAAGGACCTCGGTGCCACTGGCGCGGTCGTCGTCCGCGGCACGGCCGGCGGGTTCCTCGAGCGGGAGCCGGACCGTCCGTTCGACCTCGTCTTCCTCGACCCGCCGTACGCCTTGCCGACCGAGCAGCTGGCCGGCTTGGTCCGGCGAGCGTACGAGCTGTCAGCCGACAACGCACTGTTCGTCGTCGAGCGCGCGACCCGCGACCCATTCACCTGGCCGGAGGGTGTCGAAGGTCTCCGCGACAAGAAGTACGGCGAGACGACCGTTTGGTACGGTCGCTGA